Genomic segment of Motacilla alba alba isolate MOTALB_02 unplaced genomic scaffold, Motacilla_alba_V1.0_pri HiC_scaffold_34, whole genome shotgun sequence:
GAGACACACTTCAACACTACTTTCTTCACAAGACTTTTTCTACAAACTATTAGCacatcttttctctctctttttaaggGGATCTCTCTCTGGCAAAAATTCTCTATAACTTTCATCAGCATTTCTAGATCTTTTTCTAATTTCCTTCAACATGAAAATCATTATAATCTTCATGATTTTTAAACTATTAAGCCATCTCTTTATTTCTGAAACcattttctgtggcattttACAAAAAGTTctaaaaacttctaaaaattaatccttttttttttttactaacaaAGGCACATctcaacattttttctttgtaaaactTGTTCAACATATGTTCTCCTTTCTTCTAGGAAAgaaattttgctatttttgtcTAACAACACCTCTAGATCTTTCCTTAAAACATTGCAACTTGTTTAGAAATTGTTATTTCCTCTTTATATTTTGATGTCTCTCTTAACTACAACATTTTAATGATAGGAacttcaaattctttttcttttcccctttctgtttctgtaggGTCTTTTCATATTTCACATCTTCTTGGTATTTCTGCTAATACATGTTTTCTTTGCACTAAGATTAAAATCTTGGCTAATCTGAGCCTCTTGAGATATGAGATATATCTACTGGcaccttctccttcttttcttgaATTTAACTTACCAGCTCTAACTCTGCTTACTCATCTCTGGtctctctttctgttttcactCAATCTCTTGACAACTCAAATTTTATTTACTCACaacacactttaaaaatcaaCAGTCTATATTAGATAAACTTTTATTTATCCACACTTATTCACTCTTAcaataaaaattgtttcaactcacttttttctcttaatcTCTTTTCATTTAACTTATCACgctctctttctttttgtaatcttttctcctgctcatcatttaacttttaaaatattttctttaaatcccCCGTGTTAAAGTGGAGCATGAACAAACTTAACAATTCTTGATGTGGTTGGTGCTCCCTCAGTAAAAGTGGGTGGTGTTTtctactttcattttttctacttttactattgatattttccttgctttacTCTGTGTTCTccttgaaggagaaaaataaataggtaGTTTTAGGAGGAGCAGCTGGTCTTACAGCGTCCTCCACAGGCTGAGGCAGGGCAGGTAAATTGTCACAGGACTCCCAAGCCTTATTCTTGATTGTCAGCTTTAACCCTTGATTCGGACTCATCTTGTTCTGTCCATTTTAACCTATCAGTGGTAAGTTTCTCATATTTTCACTGTATTCCTCAATCTACTGCCTGCAATACCCTAGAAgtctcagcagctgcctgatCTCTTTTTGTCTGTGAGGAGGGTAAAGCAACAATTCCTGCTACTCTTTCAGGgtctaattttttcttccttttcgTTAGCTAGTGTCTCAGATATTTAACCTCAGGTTCAGTAAACTGTAGTTTAGATTTTGAAACTTTTAATCCCTTATCCCCTAAGAAGTTTAATAAAGTTATGGTACTTGCTTGTGCATTTTCCTCTTTAGGACCAGCCACCAATAGGTCGTCTATATATTGTAATAATTTGGTCCCTTCTATTGGCACAAATTGACTTAATAATTGTTCAAGAGCCTGACCGAACAGATTTGGTGAACCTACAAACTCCTGAGGCAAAGATGTCCACCTGaattgctgctttctgtttATCTCTGGGTTGCAGCAGTTTTGTAAATTTTGATTGGGAATAATCTTGTATTAGCATATTCCCATAATCTGGTATAGTCCCTTTCCTCTTTATTCTGCGAATTCTTATCATCCCCGTGATCATGTAAAGCTTGGTAAGTCCATCTTTCAAAGGTGCCAAACACAGGCCAGACTAGATGTTTTCTAACTTCCTTATTTCTCCATATTTCTATGcaataatgaattatttttttctttagatttctttctccttttggGGCAATTCTCCCAATGTTTGAACATCCAGCCCAACGGGCTGTTCTTCAGAATTTCAGGTAAACAGTTTCCTCGTTCTTTTATGAGTTTACTCTGGGTTTTTCCTggattttactctttttttatttttgtcccaTCTTCCTTGAGTCTATCTTCTTAGAATCTCCTTACCCTGTTCCTGTGTCACGTTTCAAAACGAGTCCTAAAATTTTCTCTTAATCAGTACCTGTTGGTTGTCCTGGCTAGGCGGTGGCGAGAGCTACTGTCCCCCTCTCTTGGGCTCCACTgatccccagctgccagggaaggcacagcGCAAAAACAAACGCAGCAGTCACGGATCCTGGGGTAATTTTATTTGATGCTACAGCTTCCCCTTGGCTTCTCCCAGGATGCCGATCTTGGGGCAACAATAGCTTATATACCGGGGGAGGGTCACAGGGGAGGATACAGAATTCAACTAATCAGGAGGACTTGAGATAACAAACAAGGCGGGCATTCAAATATCACCCAatgaagaatcccaagggaTAATAACAGTTTCAGTGAACTAATGAAGTTTAGAGAAGTATAAGACTGACAGAGAAGTTTCTCAAGAGTTTTTAGGGGTTAGATTGGCATTTCATGAAAGGAGGAgtaaaggaagttctgggaaaagggcagaaacCAAAGGACAGCACAAGAAcattacaaatcaaacaataatcaTATTAATAGGacaaaacacaccacaacaGATACCGTACCGATTTAATCCTTATTCAGTGTTACCAGCCTACTAGCCTCACAGCAACCGATCTGTGGGTTTTCCTACTGGTTAAAAGCTCTCTTACCTGGACTTAGGCAAGTCCTGGACCAAAAAGGTTTACCAGCTCCCAGATGCATGGGAATGTACCCTCCTTTTCTGGTCCTGCCCTGATCGAACCCCTGAACTCCCCCCGAGCTTCAGGCTTTACGTGTGAAACGAGCTCCTCTGCTTCCCCCTTGAGAGACCCCTTCCCTCGCGGGAGAGGGGAACTGCGGTCCTGGGGTCCACAGTTGCTCTGTGATAACATGACGTCTCACACGCGCTCAATCACACCTCACCAGCTCCACGATGCTTACGATTCTTTTTCACGTGTGGATTCTTCATGCACGTAGACTTTTATGAGTGAAGAATTTTGTTGCAGCTCGGAGACCCTCCTTGGAATACCCGAGAGCTATTTTTTGGGCCTGTTTTTATCCCTTCCTTGATTGTGGCTTTGGCTTTTAGTTCGGTTGTCTGATTGGTTCTGCAGGGTTTCCCAACCTTGTCACGCTGCTGAAATCAGCGGGGCGCCTCCTGACTGGAGAAAGGAGTCCCTGGACCTCTAAATCAGATCACATTGGGAAAGGTCACCAAGATTGTTATAGGTAAAAATTGATAAAAccaatttaataattaatagaaaataGAATTTGTTTTGTGACCGATATACAGTCTCGATAGCCACAATCAAAGGGACAGCGTTGAGCCTGGGTTCAGCTCTGGGTGAACACTGATCCGATCTCTATCACATCAAATCCCCCTCTGTTCACAAAAGCAGTCTGGTAGAGTCAGTTTCTATACCCTTTTTCTTGCTTGAGGCAGAGTCTCTCTTGTTCTTTTCATAGTTAAACATATTCCTGTtgtctcctttctctctgttgGGTTGGACAATGTTGGCTCCTGGCAAGCTATGAATGTTGATGTAGAGTTATGGGAACCCGGTGTTTCTGAACTTCATTGGGCTAGATGTtggtgcttttgtttttttgtgggggcTGAATCTTTATATTTTGGGAGGGGTTTTGGTTGAATCTTGATATTTGGGGAGTTTTTGATCTGTGTCTTGAGATTTGCAGGATTTTTGTGCTGAATCTTGGTGTTCTGGAGGTTCTTAGAGACACAAGATGCCCAATGACTTCATGAGATGAATTTGGGCATAGAGGAACCACCAGTCCAAGGCACTctcatctttgttttttcccccaaaccagGATTTTTCATTCCCAGAGCGTGTctggatggaggaggaggaaaagcccTGGAGATTCCgcacgaggaggggctgcaaacccggcccagggagctgcagggaggaaagagCCCCCGTGAGACAGGAGGGCAGCCGGAGATccagccagagctcagagctggtggAGAAGCCTCATGGCAGGGAGAAGCCCCACAAGTGTTTGGAATGTGGGAAGGGCTTCAAGTGGAGCTCCAACCTGATCCAGCACCAGGTgatccacactggggaaaaGCCCTATGAGTGTGAAGAGTGTGGGCAGGGTTTCAGCCGGAGCTccagcctgttccagcaccAGAAGATCCACAGTGGAGAAAAGCCCTACAAGTGTGGgaaatgtgggaagagcttcagccgCAGCTCTAGCCTGTTCCAGCACCAGGTGATCCACACTGGAGAACGGTCTTACACCTGcttggaatgtgggaagagctaTGGGTGGCACTCTGACCTGAGAAAACACCAGCGCacccacactggggagaggccctacaagtgtccccagtgtgggaagaggttTCAGATCAGCTCCAGTCTCCTCGTACATGAGCGGATTCACACAcaggagaggcccttccgctgcccTGACTGTGGGAAGGGCTTCAAGCGAAACTTCCACCTCACCACCCACCGGCGCgtccacactggggagaggccctacgagtgtggggagtgtgggaagagcttctcacAGAGCTCTCACTTGACCCAACACCAACGGAGGTGCCACTAAAGGAAGCCCAGTGAGTGCCCCAAGTGCGGGGAGAGCTttgtgtgctgctccagctccatcccccatGGGAGGATTGGTGTTGGATGATCCCCAGTGACCCCCGttgggcagagccctggtgaCCCCTGATTGGGAATCAAACAGAGAGTAAAACAATGGAGCTGATAGAGGGGCCCGATAGCTGAGGCCTGACTGAGCAGAAACCGtgggacagacacagacacataAAGGCTCCCTGAGCAAGAATTCCCCCAAgtccctccccagtgccccccatAAACTGGACTGGGTTTAACTGGGAAGCTTTACTCGGaacactgggagcagctgggcgCAGGCAGAGTGACAGTGAGGCTGGGGGGACACACGACCCCCCCAAAATcagtgcagggatggagcagggggTCCCGGCCTGGCCTGAGGCCACGgggaggggctgcagccgcTGGTGTCTCAAGAGCTCTGTGGACAGAGAAAAGGGGGTGACACTGGGCTGGGGGGCCCCAGGGGAAGCACACACGCTCTGGGGAAGGGGGGACATGACCCCCAGGACCTTCCCTCACCTTCTTGCACAGGTAGAAGCCGAGCCCCAGTGCCAGGAAAACGAAGCCCAACATGGAGCCCCCAATTCCCATCATCATCTTGCTGTTGACAACATCTGGTGGCATCTCTGGGGGGTGTGCAGGGGTCAGGACCCCCAAAACCTCTCACAGACACCCCAAGTTCTTTCCAAGCACCCTCCTAGTTGCCCCCAGCCCACTCAGGAAACCTCCCCTGGTGGGTCCAGTCCCCATTGGGAACCACATCATTGGCCACCACAGAGagctcctgctggccctggaaCCACCTCAGCTGGATGTGGGCAGGGTAGAAATCCATCACGGAGCAGAGCAGGTGGCTGGGGTCAGGCTGGGAGCTCGAGGACACCAGTGAGATGGACACACTGGAGAGCAATGGGAGAGAGTGGGGACACACTGGGATCAGCTGGGGTACACTAGGAGAGATGGGAGAGGGCTGGTGTGGCATTGAGAGGGACTGGGAATGAACTTGGAGAGAGTGGGGGAacactgggagagactggagGTCTGGGATTGGACTGAAAATGACTGAAAGGGACTTGG
This window contains:
- the LOC119696604 gene encoding zinc finger protein 239-like isoform X1, whose product is MAARGGLCARRGLCTRPGLASLSPSCGVSRKPRLRSGPGAGPGPGGSPRSRCCCPEPPRARRDRDLRALGAAVSAGRSRDAPAAPAGAPAGEGDAGERPQPLCHFPPQPGQGTEHGRKGSRAWDFSFPERVWMEEEEKPWRFRTRRGCKPGPGSCREERAPVRQEGSRRSSQSSELVEKPHGREKPHKCLECGKGFKWSSNLIQHQVIHTGEKPYECEECGQGFSRSSSLFQHQKIHSGEKPYKCGKCGKSFSRSSSLFQHQVIHTGERSYTCLECGKSYGWHSDLRKHQRTHTGERPYKCPQCGKRFQISSSLLVHERIHTQERPFRCPDCGKGFKRNFHLTTHRRVHTGERPYECGECGKSFSQSSHLTQHQRRCH